In the genome of Deltaproteobacteria bacterium, one region contains:
- a CDS encoding Fis family transcriptional regulator, translating into MVKKKILVVDDESSILQSVTDILEDEGFDVRTSLDGETALGTMEEDLPDIVLLDIWMPGMDGLEVLKRIKNDWPFIPAVIMSGHGTIETAVKATKLGAYDFIEKPLSYEHLLLTIRNALKYHDLREENIFLRQKTGERQELIGESPVMKRLKEQIAIVAPTDAWVLIQGENGTGKELVAQTIHCLSKRNRKPLIEINCAAIPEELIESELFGHEKGAFTGAITMKRGKFDLANEGTLFLDEITDMSLKTQAKILRILQEQRFERIGGSKTITIDTRIIAATNKDLENEIKEGRFREDLYYRLNVIPIEVSPLRERKDDISLLTEGFLSEFTGNTTHGPKKRVSQEVIKAFMTYDWPGNVRELRNMIERLVILTKGPEITIDDLPPPFRQGLGSASGSQINISIPEPAWLSCQDFREAKALFEREYLEKKLAEHQGNVKKTAQAIGIERRHLHRKIKSLGLAI; encoded by the coding sequence ATGGTAAAGAAAAAGATACTTGTAGTAGATGATGAAAGTTCGATCCTTCAATCCGTGACGGATATACTGGAAGACGAGGGATTTGACGTGCGGACCTCACTGGACGGAGAGACGGCCCTCGGGACTATGGAAGAGGACCTTCCGGATATAGTCTTGCTTGACATCTGGATGCCGGGTATGGACGGCCTGGAAGTATTGAAACGAATAAAGAACGATTGGCCGTTTATCCCGGCAGTAATCATGTCCGGTCACGGAACTATAGAAACGGCTGTAAAGGCCACCAAGCTGGGGGCCTATGACTTTATAGAGAAGCCTCTTTCCTATGAACATTTGCTCCTCACGATCCGGAATGCCCTCAAATATCATGACCTCCGGGAAGAAAACATCTTTTTGAGGCAAAAAACCGGAGAAAGGCAGGAACTCATCGGCGAGAGCCCTGTCATGAAAAGACTCAAGGAACAAATAGCCATCGTTGCCCCTACTGATGCGTGGGTGCTGATCCAGGGGGAAAACGGAACGGGCAAGGAACTCGTGGCCCAGACGATCCATTGTCTGAGCAAACGGAACCGGAAACCACTCATAGAAATCAACTGCGCTGCAATACCTGAAGAACTCATTGAGAGCGAACTGTTTGGGCATGAGAAAGGTGCATTCACCGGTGCAATCACCATGAAGAGGGGAAAATTTGACCTTGCAAATGAAGGGACCCTGTTTCTGGATGAAATCACGGATATGAGCCTCAAGACCCAGGCAAAGATCCTGAGAATACTCCAGGAACAAAGATTCGAGCGGATTGGAGGGAGCAAGACCATAACGATAGACACGCGCATCATAGCAGCTACGAACAAAGACCTTGAAAATGAGATAAAGGAAGGGCGTTTCCGGGAAGACCTTTACTACAGGTTAAACGTGATACCTATAGAGGTCTCGCCCCTCAGGGAACGCAAAGATGACATCTCTCTTCTTACAGAAGGCTTCCTGAGCGAATTTACCGGAAACACCACTCATGGTCCAAAAAAAAGGGTGAGCCAGGAAGTAATCAAGGCATTTATGACATACGACTGGCCAGGAAATGTGAGAGAATTACGGAATATGATAGAAAGGCTTGTAATTCTGACCAAAGGACCAGAGATCACTATAGACGATCTTCCTCCTCCTTTCAGGCAGGGCCTTGGATCTGCTTCCGGGTCACAGATCAATATCTCGATTCCCGAACCAGCCTGGTTGAGCTGCCAGGACTTCAGGGAGGCAAAGGCCTTGTTTGAACGGGAGTATCTTGAAAAAAAACTCGCCGAACACCAGGGTAATGTCAAGAAAACCGCCCAGGCTATTGGTATTGAAAGAAGGCACCTTCACAGAAAGATCAAGTCCTTGGGTTTGGCAATATGA
- a CDS encoding transcriptional regulator has protein sequence MEDRSACAWPHADRWLSVDEIAAYLGIKRDTVYKWIAEKQMPAHRMGRLWKFRKEEVDEWVRGGGAHGAKAEKE, from the coding sequence ATGGAAGATCGATCTGCCTGTGCGTGGCCGCACGCAGACAGGTGGCTATCCGTGGATGAGATCGCGGCCTATCTCGGTATCAAGCGGGACACGGTTTACAAGTGGATCGCAGAAAAGCAGATGCCGGCACACCGGATGGGCCGCCTGTGGAAATTTCGCAAGGAAGAAGTGGACGAGTGGGTGCGTGGCGGCGGTGCGCACGGTGCTAAGGCAGAAAAAGAGTAA
- a CDS encoding sulfite exporter TauE/SafE family protein, giving the protein MVDFYPAVAAISFLAGLVQGLTGFGSALLAMPLFLLFLDARTAVPLSILNGLIITIYLCLQLKQHLDWGKIFPLLLGCLPGIMAGVYFLKRADNTWIKILLGILLVGYASFSLRFKPRAIRIPSFGPYAAGFATGVIGAAFSAGGPPAIIYTMLTGWSKDSIKATLSGLFLLTGLLIACAHWISGLTNALVLRYLSVSALPVISGVWLGSRIYSRASLELYIRLILILLIGMGALMIASAMGFRV; this is encoded by the coding sequence ATGGTAGATTTCTATCCGGCAGTTGCCGCAATTTCCTTCCTTGCAGGACTGGTACAGGGGCTTACCGGCTTCGGCTCGGCCCTGTTGGCCATGCCCCTGTTCCTGTTGTTCCTGGATGCCAGGACTGCGGTTCCCCTCAGCATTCTTAACGGCCTGATTATCACCATCTATCTCTGTCTGCAGCTCAAGCAGCATCTGGACTGGGGCAAAATCTTTCCTCTTCTGCTGGGCTGTCTGCCTGGAATCATGGCAGGGGTATATTTCCTTAAGAGAGCGGACAATACCTGGATAAAAATCCTCCTCGGGATACTGCTTGTTGGCTATGCCTCATTCAGCCTCAGATTCAAGCCGAGGGCAATAAGGATTCCGTCCTTCGGTCCATACGCGGCCGGGTTTGCCACAGGGGTCATAGGCGCGGCCTTCAGTGCCGGCGGTCCGCCGGCAATTATCTACACCATGCTGACCGGATGGTCCAAGGACAGCATCAAGGCCACCCTCTCCGGCCTCTTTCTTCTTACCGGGCTTCTCATTGCCTGTGCACACTGGATTTCCGGGCTGACCAACGCTCTGGTATTGCGATACCTGTCAGTCAGCGCCCTGCCTGTCATAAGCGGGGTATGGCTCGGCTCACGCATCTATTCCAGGGCATCCCTGGAATTGTATATCCGGCTCATACTGATCCTGCTCATTGGCATGGGAGCGCTTATGATCGCCTCTGCGATGGGCTTTCGTGTCTGA
- a CDS encoding RecQ family ATP-dependent DNA helicase gives MDFTEFLSRCLVLDLETRGREKIFRIGALKQDLVFQRKGRFDLRDTLDELDRFADGLDFILGHNLLGHDLPVLRTLAPNLRLLQRPVVDTLYLSPIAFPENPYHRLVKDYRLVHDSVNDPVADARLAASLFHDQWDTFTGLLARHPEAVAFYRYCFEKTGGQGLRGDGLAAALNALGAGSISDDTALEAFIKGVGDRACRTAVLRKAPHWLEDPVRRPALAYCLAWLQVAGHNSVLPPWVRHRFPDVVSILHGLRDVPCDEPACSYCRITHDATEQLRRFFGFSGFRPDPRGPDGSGLQEVIVRHGMSDRPHLAILPTGTGKSLCYQLPALVRNFRRGVLTCVISPLQALMKDQVDSLVARTGTPFAAALYGMLTLPERGEVLERVRLGDVAILYVSPEQLRNRSFRDAISQREISCWVFDEVHCLSKWGHDFRPDYLYAARFIREFSSRQHTPVPPVACFTATAKPDVLEEIIEHFRRELGQELVVFKAGVRRENLHFEVQMLTRPEKQSRIHRILSERLPGPDMGSAVVYTATRKQAEETAQFLQRHGWQAEAFHAGLKPPEKRRIQEAFINGESRIICATNAFGMGIDKEDVRLVIHANIPGSLENYLQEAGRAGRDRAEAECILLYDEQDIETQFRLSALSKLSQRDISQILRGLRRARRNEAGEVIITAGELLRDEEVETVIDSSDPRADTRVRTAVAWLERAGFLERNQNNTRVFQGRPLVRTMDEARARLKRLNLPEKTHRRWLAVLETLMNIDGNEGISADELAEFPEFRGPQRTSSSRTAFVETDTHRVLRTLNEMTEAGLIKKALLLSAFVRHKVSNHSRLVFDKVCRLETAMLDVMQEAEPDPEGWQLLSLRRLNQCLIDLGHESSPEILRNLLRSLAMDGRGLAGRRGSLDLRYVSCDYYRCKLQRDWDALKKTAERRRAVAGVALETMLGKIPQDAPPSAGLLVEFSMEEIGRALGSHMFLSSEVKDPLAAIDRALMFLHEQDVIVLQQGLAVFRQAMTIRILPQAKRRRYSKGDYSPLEYHYRERIFQVHVMNEYARLGAERITQALGLVAAYFSLGRKAFVRRYFAGCREMIERATSRESYRRIVEDLANPVQIALVAAPEEQNMLVLAGPGSGKTRVVAHRCAYLLRVRRVPARSILMLCFNRNAATTLRRRLWDLVGPDAKGVTIQTYHGLAMRLTGTSFAERAERSEGGVIDFDRLIHDAIRLLNKGVELPGLEGDRLRERLLAGYSHILVDEYQDIDSDQYELVSAIAGRTRSDPDTKLTILAVGDDDQNIYTFRGANVEFIRRVREDYQARPYYMVENYRSSRHIIDAANDLIRHNLDRMKTGQPIRINKEREDAPPGGAWTRLDPLARGRVQVLEVADTAHQAEALVEEMQRLGRISPGLQWSDCAVLARTRDELSPIHALCEHRGIPVSRSPGPDKVLPLYRIREVVQFLDALKARRDELLSAADLVEILEALASDHGGSPWWDLVRGVIEEWREETGNEELAAGHAVDFFFETLAEQRREHVIGKGVFLNTVHAAKGMEFPHVFIPGGGWLRGRSLKEREEERRLYYVAVTRACETLCLFERRDVPNPYTGLLDGDYLLRRMPPVTRSVPREVLERRYSILGMKDLFLDFAGRRTPDDPVHRALASLHPGDLLCARVKAETVGLYDGKGRRVAVLSRSAQADWRDRLEAIESIRVLAMVQRRAADCAPDFRKRCRCGCWEVPLAEAVFHG, from the coding sequence ATGGACTTTACCGAGTTTCTGTCAAGATGCCTGGTCCTGGACCTGGAAACCAGGGGCAGGGAGAAGATCTTTCGCATCGGGGCACTCAAACAGGACCTGGTCTTCCAGCGCAAGGGACGCTTTGATCTCAGGGATACCCTTGACGAACTGGACCGTTTCGCGGACGGGCTGGATTTCATCCTCGGCCACAATCTGCTCGGCCATGATTTACCTGTCCTGAGGACACTCGCCCCCAACCTCCGCCTGCTCCAAAGGCCGGTTGTGGACACCCTGTATCTGTCTCCCATCGCATTTCCGGAGAATCCCTACCACCGTCTGGTAAAGGACTACAGGCTGGTCCACGATTCAGTGAACGATCCGGTCGCTGATGCACGTCTCGCGGCCTCGCTGTTTCATGACCAGTGGGATACCTTTACAGGCCTCCTGGCGCGTCATCCGGAGGCCGTTGCATTCTATCGCTACTGCTTTGAGAAAACGGGTGGCCAGGGGCTGCGTGGTGACGGCCTGGCAGCGGCTTTAAACGCCCTTGGGGCCGGATCCATCTCTGACGACACGGCCCTTGAGGCCTTTATCAAGGGCGTGGGGGATCGGGCGTGCCGAACCGCCGTTCTCAGGAAAGCACCCCACTGGCTGGAGGATCCCGTGAGACGTCCGGCTCTTGCCTATTGCCTGGCCTGGCTGCAGGTGGCAGGGCACAACTCAGTGCTGCCCCCCTGGGTGCGCCATCGCTTCCCGGACGTAGTATCCATCCTGCATGGGCTTCGGGACGTGCCGTGTGATGAGCCTGCCTGCAGCTACTGCCGGATCACCCATGACGCCACTGAACAGCTCAGGCGCTTTTTCGGCTTTTCCGGGTTCCGTCCGGACCCCAGGGGCCCTGACGGCTCAGGTCTCCAGGAGGTCATTGTTCGCCATGGCATGAGCGACCGGCCGCATCTCGCCATCCTGCCCACCGGGACCGGGAAATCCCTGTGTTATCAACTCCCGGCCCTGGTCCGTAACTTCCGGAGGGGCGTGCTGACCTGCGTAATATCCCCATTGCAGGCATTGATGAAGGATCAGGTGGACAGTCTGGTTGCAAGGACCGGCACCCCCTTTGCAGCGGCCCTCTATGGTATGCTGACCCTGCCTGAGCGCGGCGAGGTGCTGGAGCGGGTACGGCTGGGGGATGTTGCCATCCTTTATGTCTCGCCCGAGCAGTTGCGTAACCGTTCATTCCGGGATGCCATCAGCCAGCGGGAGATCAGCTGCTGGGTATTCGACGAGGTCCATTGCCTGTCCAAGTGGGGTCACGACTTCCGTCCTGATTACCTCTATGCCGCGCGCTTCATCCGTGAGTTCTCCAGCCGGCAGCATACACCCGTGCCGCCTGTGGCCTGCTTCACAGCCACTGCAAAGCCGGATGTCCTTGAGGAGATTATCGAGCACTTCCGAAGGGAACTGGGCCAGGAGCTGGTGGTCTTCAAGGCCGGCGTGCGGCGCGAAAACCTCCACTTTGAGGTACAGATGCTGACCAGGCCGGAAAAGCAGTCCCGGATCCACCGGATCCTCTCCGAACGTCTTCCCGGGCCGGACATGGGAAGCGCCGTGGTCTATACCGCCACACGCAAGCAGGCGGAAGAGACGGCACAGTTTCTGCAGAGACACGGCTGGCAGGCAGAGGCCTTTCATGCCGGGCTCAAGCCGCCTGAGAAGCGCCGGATCCAGGAGGCATTTATCAATGGCGAAAGCCGGATCATCTGTGCGACCAATGCCTTTGGCATGGGCATTGACAAGGAGGATGTGCGCCTTGTAATCCATGCCAACATCCCGGGCTCTCTGGAAAACTATCTCCAGGAGGCAGGCCGTGCCGGGCGGGATCGGGCAGAGGCTGAGTGCATATTGCTCTACGACGAACAGGATATCGAGACCCAGTTCCGCCTGAGCGCCCTGTCCAAGCTGAGCCAGCGGGACATCTCCCAGATACTTCGCGGGCTGCGTCGTGCCAGGCGCAACGAGGCCGGGGAGGTGATCATCACTGCCGGGGAATTGCTCCGTGATGAGGAGGTAGAGACCGTTATCGACAGCAGCGATCCCCGGGCGGATACCAGGGTGCGGACCGCTGTCGCCTGGCTGGAGCGGGCCGGATTCCTGGAGCGCAATCAGAACAACACCCGTGTGTTCCAGGGCCGTCCCCTGGTGCGCACGATGGATGAGGCCCGTGCCAGACTCAAGCGTCTCAATCTGCCGGAGAAGACGCACAGGCGCTGGCTGGCCGTCCTTGAGACCCTGATGAATATCGATGGCAACGAGGGTATCAGTGCCGACGAACTGGCAGAGTTCCCGGAGTTCAGAGGGCCTCAAAGGACCTCTTCTTCCCGGACGGCCTTCGTGGAGACAGATACGCACCGGGTCTTGAGGACGCTTAACGAAATGACAGAGGCCGGGCTCATCAAAAAGGCCCTGTTATTGTCCGCCTTTGTGCGCCACAAGGTATCGAACCATTCCCGCCTGGTATTTGATAAAGTATGCAGGCTTGAGACAGCCATGCTGGATGTGATGCAGGAGGCAGAGCCCGATCCGGAGGGCTGGCAGCTGTTATCCCTGCGCCGCCTGAACCAGTGCCTCATTGATCTGGGTCACGAGAGTTCGCCGGAGATCCTGCGCAATCTCTTAAGGAGCCTGGCCATGGATGGCAGGGGTCTTGCCGGACGGCGCGGCAGCCTGGATCTGAGATACGTCTCCTGCGACTATTACCGCTGCAAGCTGCAGCGGGACTGGGATGCCCTTAAAAAGACGGCGGAAAGGCGGCGTGCAGTGGCCGGGGTGGCACTTGAGACCATGCTCGGGAAGATCCCGCAGGACGCCCCTCCCTCTGCCGGGCTGCTCGTCGAGTTCTCCATGGAGGAGATCGGCAGGGCACTCGGTTCCCACATGTTCCTTTCCTCCGAGGTCAAGGATCCCCTGGCCGCCATTGACCGGGCGCTCATGTTCCTGCACGAACAGGATGTGATCGTCCTGCAGCAGGGTCTTGCCGTCTTCCGCCAGGCCATGACCATACGCATCCTCCCGCAGGCCAAGAGACGGCGTTACAGCAAGGGGGACTACAGTCCTCTTGAATACCACTACCGGGAGCGTATCTTCCAGGTACACGTGATGAACGAGTATGCCCGCCTCGGTGCGGAGAGGATCACGCAGGCCCTTGGTCTGGTTGCTGCATATTTTTCCCTTGGGAGAAAGGCCTTTGTGCGGCGTTATTTTGCCGGATGCAGGGAGATGATCGAAAGGGCCACGAGCCGGGAGTCCTACCGGCGCATCGTAGAGGACCTTGCCAACCCCGTGCAGATCGCGCTTGTTGCCGCACCGGAGGAGCAGAACATGCTCGTTTTAGCGGGTCCGGGTTCGGGAAAGACCCGCGTGGTGGCCCACCGCTGTGCATACCTTCTCCGTGTAAGGAGGGTCCCGGCACGCAGCATCCTCATGCTCTGTTTCAACCGCAATGCCGCTACCACCCTGCGCCGGCGCCTGTGGGACCTGGTGGGGCCGGATGCAAAAGGAGTGACAATCCAGACCTATCATGGTCTGGCCATGCGCCTTACAGGCACCTCATTTGCAGAACGCGCCGAAAGGAGTGAGGGCGGGGTCATAGACTTTGACAGGCTGATCCATGACGCCATCCGCCTGCTGAATAAAGGGGTTGAGCTCCCCGGCCTGGAGGGAGACAGGCTCAGGGAGCGCCTGCTCGCAGGCTACAGTCATATCCTGGTAGACGAATACCAGGATATCGACAGCGACCAGTACGAGCTGGTCTCTGCCATAGCGGGCCGGACCCGGTCAGACCCCGACACTAAGCTCACCATCCTGGCAGTAGGGGATGATGACCAGAATATCTATACCTTTCGCGGTGCGAATGTGGAGTTCATCCGGAGGGTCCGGGAAGACTATCAGGCCCGGCCGTATTACATGGTGGAAAATTACCGCTCCAGCCGCCACATCATAGATGCAGCCAACGACCTCATTCGTCATAATCTTGATCGCATGAAGACAGGACAGCCCATCCGGATCAACAAGGAAAGGGAGGATGCTCCGCCAGGCGGGGCCTGGACCCGTCTCGATCCGTTGGCACGGGGGCGTGTTCAGGTCCTGGAGGTGGCCGATACGGCCCATCAGGCCGAGGCGCTGGTGGAGGAAATGCAGCGCCTCGGCCGGATATCGCCCGGCCTGCAGTGGTCCGACTGCGCGGTCCTGGCCCGCACCAGGGACGAGCTGTCCCCGATACATGCCCTGTGCGAGCACCGCGGCATCCCCGTGAGCCGGAGTCCCGGCCCTGACAAGGTCCTGCCCCTCTATCGCATCCGTGAGGTCGTACAGTTCCTCGATGCGCTCAAGGCGCGCCGGGACGAGCTGTTGAGCGCCGCGGACCTTGTGGAGATCCTGGAGGCTCTTGCATCAGACCATGGGGGATCCCCGTGGTGGGACCTGGTTCGCGGAGTAATCGAAGAGTGGCGGGAGGAGACCGGCAATGAGGAGCTTGCAGCCGGCCACGCAGTGGATTTTTTCTTCGAGACGCTTGCTGAGCAACGCCGTGAGCATGTCATAGGGAAGGGGGTCTTTCTCAACACTGTCCATGCCGCAAAGGGCATGGAATTCCCCCATGTCTTCATTCCGGGCGGAGGCTGGCTCAGGGGCCGGTCCCTGAAAGAACGGGAAGAAGAGCGCAGGCTTTACTATGTTGCCGTGACGCGGGCCTGCGAGACACTCTGCCTCTTTGAAAGGAGGGATGTCCCCAATCCGTATACAGGCCTCCTGGATGGCGATTACCTGCTGAGGCGTATGCCGCCTGTTACGAGGTCCGTACCCAGAGAGGTCCTGGAACGGCGTTACTCTATCCTTGGCATGAAGGACCTGTTTCTCGACTTTGCAGGCCGCCGGACTCCGGACGACCCCGTTCACCGGGCACTTGCCTCCCTGCACCCTGGAGACCTGCTCTGCGCCCGTGTAAAAGCTGAAACGGTGGGGCTCTATGATGGAAAGGGGAGGCGTGTCGCTGTCCTGTCCAGGAGTGCCCAGGCGGACTGGCGCGACCGCCTGGAGGCAATCGAATCCATCCGGGTCTTGGCAATGGTGCAAAGGCGGGCGGCGGACTGCGCACCGGACTTCCGGAAGCGATGCAGGTGCGGGTGCTGGGAAGTGCCCCTGGCAGAGGCCGTGTTCCATGGGTGA
- the plsY gene encoding acyl-phosphate glycerol 3-phosphate acyltransferase, whose product MTPLSQIAWPIGAYLLGSIPFGLLLARCKGIDLRRHGSGNIGATNVARVMGNGWWWGLITLTADLSKGFLPVFGCKLAMAGATDPDFWIACTGLGAVLGHCYSIFLGFRGGKGVATAAGVFMAVCPFAAGIAAVAFLIALKKWGYVSAGSLAATALMPVLMYFFCPVPEFEFMAWVTACIIWIRHRDNIKRLMNGEEKSWKKDNPLPDF is encoded by the coding sequence ATGACTCCTTTATCACAGATAGCCTGGCCGATTGGGGCCTATCTTCTGGGGTCAATACCATTTGGCCTGCTCTTGGCCCGTTGCAAAGGCATAGATCTTCGAAGGCATGGCAGCGGGAACATAGGGGCTACAAATGTGGCCAGGGTAATGGGTAATGGCTGGTGGTGGGGGCTTATTACACTTACTGCGGATCTCTCTAAGGGCTTCCTGCCGGTCTTTGGTTGCAAGCTGGCAATGGCCGGAGCGACTGATCCTGATTTCTGGATTGCATGTACAGGGCTCGGCGCCGTTCTGGGCCACTGCTATTCAATATTTCTCGGATTTAGAGGAGGGAAAGGCGTTGCCACCGCGGCAGGAGTGTTCATGGCGGTCTGTCCTTTTGCTGCAGGCATCGCCGCGGTCGCCTTTTTGATAGCTCTGAAGAAGTGGGGTTATGTGTCGGCGGGATCCCTTGCAGCAACTGCACTTATGCCTGTTTTAATGTACTTTTTCTGCCCGGTACCTGAATTTGAGTTCATGGCGTGGGTAACTGCCTGTATCATCTGGATAAGGCACAGAGATAACATCAAGAGACTGATGAACGGGGAAGAAAAGAGTTGGAAAAAGGACAACCCTTTACCAGATTTTTGA
- a CDS encoding type II toxin-antitoxin system prevent-host-death family antitoxin — MQPIKNYVPVTKAKTIFLDMVRKIKDSDDAIVITKNGIPEAVLISMDRFEGLLETLEILSDEKAMKSIRKSIQEADKGMWVDYDEVFPE; from the coding sequence GTGCAACCGATTAAGAATTATGTTCCTGTTACAAAGGCAAAAACCATTTTCTTGGATATGGTCAGAAAAATCAAAGATTCTGACGATGCTATAGTTATCACAAAAAATGGGATACCCGAAGCGGTACTTATCAGTATGGACAGATTTGAGGGACTGCTGGAAACATTAGAAATTCTTTCCGATGAAAAGGCAATGAAGTCCATACGAAAATCGATTCAAGAAGCTGATAAGGGAATGTGGGTTGATTATGATGAGGTCTTTCCGGAATGA